One stretch of Euphorbia lathyris chromosome 7, ddEupLath1.1, whole genome shotgun sequence DNA includes these proteins:
- the LOC136234950 gene encoding zinc-finger homeodomain protein 8-like produces the protein MDLTLVPYQPNSQSPFFNLLNVKYKECMKNHAASIGGHANDGCGEFLPLADQPFTCAACGCHRNFHRREGGSSSSSAVPHLLLPPPLPPHHHHHQFLYNAGAPSALKKRPDHEFEDAADDDDDDDDNDRRSETPEREEVNMEFGGARSAAAVEAAKSKRFRTKFTPEQKEKMLEFAEKIGWRINRNDDVALNLFCNEIGVKRNVLKVWMHNNKNAHRRGGEAATPPSSAVASAAAPPSVAPPQSVN, from the coding sequence ATGGACCTAACTCTTGTACCATACCAACCCAATTCTCAATCTCCCTTCTTTAACCTTCTCAATGTCAAGTATAAAGAATGCATGAAAAACCACGCCGCTTCCATCGGCGGCCACGCCAACGACGGCTGCGGCGAGTTCTTACCTCTCGCCGATCAACCCTTCACTTGCGCCGCCTGTGGCTGCCACCGCAATTTTCACAGACGTGAAGGcggctcctcctcctcctctgcCGTACCACATCTCCTCCTCCCCCCGCCTCTTCCTCcgcaccaccaccaccaccaatTCCTCTACAATGCCGGCGCTCCTTCTGCACTGAAGAAACGTCCAGATCATGAATTTGAGGATGCCGCCGACGACGATGACGACGATGATGATAACGACCGGAGGTCGGAGACGCCGGAGAGAGAGGAGGTGAATATGGAGTTCGGAGGAGCAAGATCGGCGGCGGCGGTGGAGGCGGCGAAGAGTAAGAGGTTTAGGACGAAGTTTACGCCGGAGCAGAAGGAGAAGATGCTGGAGTTTGCGGAGAAGATAGGGTGGAGGATTAATCGGAACGATGACGTGGCACTTAATCTGTTCTGTAATGAGATTGGTGTGAAACGGAATGTGCTTAAGGTTTGGATGCATAATAATAAGAATGCTCATCGCCGGGGGGGAGAAGCTGCTACTCCGCCGTCGTCTGCGGTGGCTTCTGCTGCTGCTCCTCCGTCTGTAGCTCCACCGCAaagtgttaattaa